AGCATATTCACCAACTTCAATAACACTACAATCTTCACCTATGCCTGAATGCACCAATACATCGCTTCGCTTCAAGCCGAGATTTGTATAAACAAACTTTGATAGCACGTCTGCCGGTACTTTTCCTTCTTTCATTCTGCAACACATCCTTTAAGAATTTTAGTACATATCTATATTAGCACAAATAATTTTTGCGTTCCACATCAATACAATATGATAAAATATATATACGGATATGGAATATAAATTGGTTAGGAGGTGTTATACATGAAAAATAATAGTAAATTTAAAAAAGTAGCTACATTAGAAAATGAGATAGAAGCAGGCCTTTTGGACGGTATACTTAACGATCGAAATATCCCTCATGCTATATGTTCATACAATGATTTGGTCTATGACGGCATATATCAGATGGTTAAAGGTTGGGGTTATGTCAGCTCTACAGATTTTTATAGCCAGGATATCGTAGATATATTAAATGATATTCGCAAGTCTTCAAATGATGACTGATTTACTTTTTCAATTAACGCCAGTTTATAGAGGGAATATGAATTTGAAAAAAGTCTATAGACAAATATAAAATATTGTGATATTATATTTAAAAGAAAAGATTGAGCATCCTTTAACTGGTCCTGCGAGGCTGGCAAGGAGTTTAAAATGTGCATCAACTTCTTGCTTTATCAAGAAGTTTTTTTATGGAGGTATAGTCTTGAATTATAAAGCGGAGATAATGGATGAAAAGGCAATTGATAGAGCATTAATCCGTATATCACACGAGATTGTAGAAAAAAATAAAGGAATAGAAAACCTCGTTTTAATTGGTATCATGCGTAGAGGTGTGCCACTTGCAAATAGGCTTGCAAGATATATAGAAAGAATTGAAGGGAAAAGACCTCCTATAGGATCACTGGATATAACGCTTTATAGAGATGACTTAACAACGAAACTGGAGCAGCCAATTGTTAAAAAACGTGATATAGGGGTAGATGTCATAGGTAAGATTGTCGTGCTGGTTGATGATGTTATATATACAGGAAGAACTGTAAGAGCTGCGATGGATGCTGTCATTGATTTAGGTAGGCCAAAATCAATACAGTTAGCAGAACTTATTGATAGAGGACATAGGGAACTTCCTATTAGACCAGATTATGTAGGCAAGAATGTTCCAACATCAAAAAGTGAAATTGTAAGTGTGATGCTTGAAGAAGTTGATAATGTAAATAAAGTTATAATAATTGAATAATAACCTTTAAATTAGTCCAGCGAGACTGATAAGGGAGAATTGCGATTCTCCCACTTATTAAAAAGGAAGGGAGATTTTTTATGGAATTTTTTAAATTTGTAAAATTCACAAAAGACATATTATTATGTATTAAGAGCAGAGCCATTTTTATCTAATAAAAATGGTTACTGCTCTATTTTTTAATAAAAAAGAAAGGATGATAAGAAGTGATAAAAAAAGATGTATTGGGCATTCGTGACATGTCCAAGGAAGATTTAATAGAGATCCTTGATACAGCGAAAGAAATGAAAAAAATTATAGAGGGTGAAAAAATTTCGGACATTTTAAAAGGTAAAACAATTATAACAATATTTTTTGAGCCCAGTACAAGAACAAGGTTATCATTTGAAATGGCAGCTAAGTATTTAGGTGCACATTTTGGGAATATAGAGACTAAAACCAGCAGTGTAATAAAAGGTGAGTCTCTCATTGACACCGTAAGGACAGTAGAGAGAATGAAAGCGGATGTGATAATAGTACGTCATAATATGTCTGGTGCTCCGCATCTTATGGCAAAATATTTAAATGCATCTATAATAAATGCCGGAGATGGCTTAAATGAGCATCCTACACAGGCTTTATTAGATTTGATGACGATAAGAGAAAAAAAGGAATCTTTTAAAGGATTAAAGGTAGTCATCATTGGTGATATAGTTCATTCTAGAGTTGCAAGATCAAATATGTGGGGACTTTTAAAATTGGGGGCGGAAGTGAGATTAGCAGGGCCTGCCACATTATTGCCAAAAACTTTCGAAAAATTAGGTGCAAAAGTCTATTACGACATAGATAAAGCCATAGAAGATGTTGACGTTGTAATGGGACTTAGAATCCAACTAGAAAGACAAAAAAGCGGATTATTTCCATCAAAAGATGAATTTGCCAGATATTTTGGTATCACATCTGAAAGGATGAAACTTGCTAAAAAGAATGCTATATTGATGCATCCAGGACCAATTAACAGAAATGTAGAAATTTCATCCGAAACAGCAAATTCAGGGTATTCGGTAATTGAGGAGCAAGTAACAAATGGTGTAGCAGTTAGAATGGCACTTTTAAAATTATTATGTGAAAGGAGAAAAAATAATGAAAACAATTATTAAAGGTGGAACAATAATAAATGGATATGGAGGAAATGAGAAAGCAGATATTTTAGTAGATAATGGGAAAGTAGAAGCAATAG
The nucleotide sequence above comes from Thermoanaerobacterium sp. CMT5567-10. Encoded proteins:
- a CDS encoding aspartate carbamoyltransferase catalytic subunit, encoding MIKKDVLGIRDMSKEDLIEILDTAKEMKKIIEGEKISDILKGKTIITIFFEPSTRTRLSFEMAAKYLGAHFGNIETKTSSVIKGESLIDTVRTVERMKADVIIVRHNMSGAPHLMAKYLNASIINAGDGLNEHPTQALLDLMTIREKKESFKGLKVVIIGDIVHSRVARSNMWGLLKLGAEVRLAGPATLLPKTFEKLGAKVYYDIDKAIEDVDVVMGLRIQLERQKSGLFPSKDEFARYFGITSERMKLAKKNAILMHPGPINRNVEISSETANSGYSVIEEQVTNGVAVRMALLKLLCERRKNNENNY
- the pyrR gene encoding bifunctional pyr operon transcriptional regulator/uracil phosphoribosyltransferase PyrR, which codes for MNYKAEIMDEKAIDRALIRISHEIVEKNKGIENLVLIGIMRRGVPLANRLARYIERIEGKRPPIGSLDITLYRDDLTTKLEQPIVKKRDIGVDVIGKIVVLVDDVIYTGRTVRAAMDAVIDLGRPKSIQLAELIDRGHRELPIRPDYVGKNVPTSKSEIVSVMLEEVDNVNKVIIIE